The following proteins come from a genomic window of Ornithinimicrobium cryptoxanthini:
- the leuS gene encoding leucine--tRNA ligase: MTDSTGDTQAGNSTSETPHRYTAELANQIEDAWQDRWEAEGTFHSANPAGPWAEPDDPRLQRGHVMVMDMFPYPSGAGLHVGHPLGFIATDVFSRYQRTTGRNVLHTMGFDAFGLPAEQYAVQTGQHPRTTTEANMVTYRRQLRALGMGHEQRRSIETIDPDFYRWTQWIFLQIFNSWYDESAVRADGQLGAARPITSLVEQYAGGHRQTPSGQPWEQLTPTEREQVLAQHRLAYVSSAPVNWCPGLGTVLSNEEVTNEGRSERGDFPVFKRNLSQWKMRITAYADRLIDDLDRLDWPEKIKIQQRNWIGRSQGANVSFPVVGHDEQITVFTTRPDTIFGATFMVLAPEHPLLEHIVPQSHKGDVATYRRQASTKSDLERQADTKAKTGVFTGAHAINPATGESIQVWVADYVLMGYGTGAIMAVPGQDERDWAFATAYDLPIIRTVAPTQGHPEDEAFTGEGPAINSANEEIDLNGLPVDEAKAAIIEWLADRGLGEGTITYRLRDWLFSRQRYWGEPFPIVWDEHGVAHALPDDQLPLTLPDVPDYSPRTFDPQDAESMPEAPLARATEWVEVELDLGDGPKPYRRDTNTMPNWAGSCWYHLRYQDPENKEAPVDPAVEAYWIGPREQPVAGAPAGSRDPGGVDLYIGGAEHAVLHLLYSRFWHKALHDLGYVSSEEPFRRLINQGMVEAYVYRDSRGQPVPAAEVEETLGESGDPAYTWQGQPVTKEHGKMGKSLKNVVTPDEMRAQYGSDTFRVYEMSMGPLEQYRPWETRAVVGSQRFLQRLWRNVIDEETGAVTVSDDALDEATARFLARTADGVRTDFEHLRVNTAVAKMIEFNNHLTKLDRVPRVAVQPLVQMVAPVAPHIAEELWSRLGHRESLAYEPFPEADPALLVEETVTCVVQVKGKVRDRLEVAPDISEDALRELALGSARIRELIGDGELRTVIVRAPKLVNIVPA; this comes from the coding sequence ATGACTGACAGCACGGGCGACACGCAGGCCGGCAACAGCACGAGCGAGACGCCGCACCGCTACACCGCGGAGCTGGCCAACCAGATCGAGGACGCCTGGCAGGACCGCTGGGAGGCGGAGGGCACCTTCCACTCCGCCAACCCCGCCGGCCCCTGGGCGGAGCCGGACGACCCTCGTCTCCAGCGTGGCCACGTGATGGTGATGGACATGTTCCCCTACCCCTCGGGCGCCGGGCTGCACGTCGGCCACCCGCTGGGCTTCATCGCCACCGACGTCTTCAGCCGCTACCAGCGCACCACCGGCCGCAACGTGCTGCACACCATGGGTTTCGACGCCTTCGGCCTGCCCGCCGAGCAGTATGCCGTGCAGACCGGTCAGCACCCCCGCACCACCACCGAGGCCAACATGGTCACCTATCGCCGCCAGCTGCGGGCGCTGGGTATGGGGCATGAGCAGCGGCGGTCGATCGAGACCATCGACCCCGACTTCTATCGCTGGACCCAGTGGATCTTCCTGCAGATCTTCAACAGCTGGTATGACGAGTCGGCCGTCCGCGCGGACGGCCAGCTGGGCGCCGCGCGCCCGATCACCTCCTTGGTCGAGCAGTATGCCGGGGGTCACCGACAGACCCCGTCCGGTCAGCCGTGGGAGCAGCTGACCCCGACCGAGCGCGAGCAGGTCCTGGCGCAGCACCGGTTGGCCTATGTCTCCTCCGCGCCGGTCAACTGGTGCCCGGGGCTGGGCACGGTGCTGTCCAATGAGGAGGTCACCAACGAGGGCCGGTCCGAGCGTGGTGACTTTCCCGTCTTCAAGCGCAACCTGAGCCAGTGGAAGATGCGGATCACCGCCTATGCCGACCGGCTGATCGACGACCTGGACCGGCTGGACTGGCCGGAGAAGATCAAGATCCAGCAGCGCAACTGGATCGGCCGCAGCCAGGGTGCCAACGTCTCGTTCCCGGTAGTCGGCCACGACGAGCAGATCACCGTCTTCACCACCCGCCCGGACACGATCTTCGGCGCCACGTTCATGGTGCTCGCGCCCGAGCACCCGCTGCTGGAGCACATCGTCCCGCAGTCCCACAAGGGTGACGTTGCGACCTACCGCCGCCAGGCCTCGACCAAGTCCGACCTGGAGCGGCAGGCCGACACCAAGGCCAAGACCGGCGTCTTCACCGGCGCGCACGCGATCAACCCGGCCACCGGTGAGTCCATCCAGGTCTGGGTCGCCGACTACGTGCTGATGGGCTACGGCACCGGCGCGATCATGGCCGTCCCCGGACAGGACGAGCGGGACTGGGCGTTCGCCACGGCATACGACCTGCCGATCATCCGTACCGTGGCGCCGACGCAGGGGCACCCCGAGGACGAGGCCTTCACCGGCGAGGGTCCGGCGATCAACTCCGCCAACGAGGAGATCGACCTGAACGGCCTGCCGGTGGACGAGGCCAAGGCCGCGATCATCGAGTGGCTGGCGGACCGGGGCCTGGGCGAGGGGACCATCACCTACCGCCTGCGCGACTGGCTGTTTAGCCGGCAGCGATACTGGGGTGAGCCGTTCCCGATCGTCTGGGACGAGCACGGCGTCGCGCACGCGCTGCCTGACGACCAGCTGCCGCTGACGCTGCCGGACGTGCCGGACTACAGCCCGCGCACCTTCGACCCGCAGGACGCCGAGTCCATGCCGGAGGCGCCGCTGGCGCGCGCCACCGAGTGGGTCGAGGTCGAGCTGGACCTGGGTGACGGGCCGAAGCCCTATCGCCGCGACACCAACACGATGCCCAACTGGGCCGGGTCGTGCTGGTATCACCTGCGCTACCAGGACCCGGAGAACAAGGAGGCCCCGGTCGACCCGGCCGTCGAGGCCTACTGGATCGGCCCGCGCGAGCAGCCGGTGGCCGGTGCCCCTGCGGGGTCCCGCGACCCCGGTGGCGTCGACCTCTACATCGGCGGTGCCGAGCACGCCGTGCTGCACCTGCTCTACTCCCGCTTCTGGCACAAGGCACTGCACGACCTGGGTTATGTCAGCAGTGAGGAGCCGTTCCGTCGGCTGATCAACCAGGGCATGGTCGAGGCCTACGTCTATCGCGACAGTCGGGGCCAGCCGGTCCCGGCCGCGGAGGTCGAGGAGACCCTCGGGGAGAGCGGCGACCCGGCATACACCTGGCAGGGCCAGCCGGTGACCAAGGAGCACGGCAAGATGGGCAAGTCCCTGAAGAACGTCGTGACCCCCGACGAGATGCGCGCGCAGTATGGCTCGGACACCTTCCGCGTCTATGAGATGTCGATGGGGCCGCTGGAGCAGTACAGGCCCTGGGAGACCCGTGCCGTCGTCGGGAGCCAGCGGTTCCTGCAACGCCTGTGGCGCAACGTCATTGACGAGGAGACCGGTGCGGTCACGGTCTCCGATGACGCGTTGGACGAGGCGACCGCCCGCTTCCTGGCGCGCACCGCAGACGGGGTCAGGACCGACTTCGAGCACCTGCGCGTCAACACCGCAGTGGCCAAGATGATCGAGTTCAACAACCACCTGACCAAGCTGGACCGGGTGCCGCGCGTGGCGGTCCAACCGCTGGTCCAGATGGTGGCCCCGGTCGCGCCGCACATCGCCGAGGAGCTGTGGTCGCGCCTGGGTCACCGCGAGTCGCTGGCCTACGAGCCGTTCCCCGAGGCGGACCCGGCACTGCTGGTCGAGGAGACCGTGACCTGCGTCGTGCAGGTCAAGGGCAAGGTCCGTGATCGCCTCGAGGTCGCTCCCGACATCTCCGAGGACGCGCTGCGCGAGCTGGCGCTGGGCTCCGCGCGGATCCGCGAGCTGATCGGCGACGGAGAGCTGCGCACGGTGATCGTGCGGGCGCCCAAGCTGGTCAACATCGTGCCCGCCTGA
- a CDS encoding helix-hairpin-helix domain-containing protein, with protein MAEQDRLAALLERATRERRGGEDDRSQQDETGDGSWEDGSLDLDRESERGGEPLVRGGEWLPSEPATGRHRDGDDGPRVLTVPASLRSVDVRVRPGAVVAVIVVVLLVGAIFGVRWWWAERTSQPVPIAPAATTSGPAGPLAEGAAQPLTHEALEAPALGATGTPGAGGAQATTAEPQSLLVHVDGAVRAPGVVQVEVGARVQDAVDAAGGFTAEADTTRLNLARPVGDGERLWVPRPGEDVPDLVESDPGGPPGQPPAGGAGGGSGAGGGVQVNLNSADQAALEELPGVGPVTAAAIIQWRTEHGRFSTTDELLEVSGIGEATLDKLLPHISL; from the coding sequence ATGGCGGAGCAGGATCGGTTGGCCGCGCTGCTCGAGCGAGCGACCCGGGAGCGACGTGGTGGTGAAGATGACAGGTCGCAGCAGGATGAGACGGGCGACGGGTCGTGGGAGGACGGCTCGCTGGACCTCGACCGCGAGAGCGAGCGTGGTGGGGAGCCCTTGGTGCGCGGCGGCGAGTGGCTGCCGTCCGAGCCCGCGACGGGCCGCCATCGTGACGGGGACGATGGCCCACGGGTGCTCACCGTGCCCGCGTCGCTCCGGTCGGTGGACGTCCGCGTCCGGCCTGGGGCGGTCGTGGCGGTCATCGTCGTGGTGCTCTTGGTCGGGGCCATCTTCGGCGTGCGGTGGTGGTGGGCGGAGCGGACGAGTCAGCCTGTGCCGATCGCACCTGCGGCCACTACCTCGGGCCCCGCTGGACCGCTCGCGGAGGGTGCTGCGCAGCCACTGACTCACGAGGCGCTGGAGGCACCCGCGCTGGGGGCGACCGGCACACCGGGTGCAGGTGGAGCGCAGGCGACCACCGCCGAGCCGCAGTCCCTCCTCGTCCACGTCGACGGCGCGGTGCGGGCGCCAGGGGTCGTGCAGGTCGAGGTCGGTGCGCGCGTGCAGGACGCCGTCGACGCTGCGGGAGGGTTCACGGCCGAGGCCGACACCACCCGGTTGAACCTCGCCCGGCCGGTGGGCGACGGCGAGCGGCTGTGGGTGCCGCGTCCGGGGGAGGACGTGCCCGATCTGGTCGAGTCGGATCCCGGTGGGCCACCCGGCCAGCCACCAGCAGGCGGAGCGGGAGGAGGCTCAGGAGCGGGCGGTGGCGTGCAGGTCAACCTCAACAGCGCGGACCAGGCGGCGCTGGAGGAGCTGCCCGGTGTCGGGCCTGTGACTGCCGCAGCCATCATCCAGTGGCGCACGGAGCACGGCCGGTTCAGCACCACCGATGAGCTGCTCGAGGTCAGTGGGATCGGTGAGGCCACGCTCGACAAGCTCCTGCCGCACATCAGCCTCTGA
- a CDS encoding AIM24 family protein produces MAIHGKLFNEHAENQSTDPFVQQNKKLLKVSMAYGPVWAKTGSMVAYQGSISFKNRGSGGLNKMLKSAVTGEGVDMMECTGEGELFLGQDAADIQVFYLENDTISVNGNSVLAFSASIEWDIHRVQARGGMMAGGLYNVSLRGTGYVAVTTHGEPVALDVASAPTFGDAQAVVLWTSGVQMDIKIDAGGLKSLVRGGTGEMVQMAFRGQGYVLIQPSEGVVTGGHQESSGSKGGGLLGNLME; encoded by the coding sequence ATGGCGATTCATGGGAAGTTGTTCAACGAGCACGCGGAGAACCAGTCGACGGACCCGTTCGTCCAGCAGAACAAGAAGCTGTTGAAGGTCTCCATGGCCTACGGCCCGGTGTGGGCCAAGACCGGATCGATGGTCGCCTACCAGGGCAGCATCAGCTTCAAGAACCGCGGCTCGGGCGGCCTGAACAAGATGTTGAAGTCGGCCGTGACCGGCGAGGGCGTCGACATGATGGAGTGCACCGGGGAGGGGGAGCTCTTTCTCGGGCAGGACGCCGCCGACATCCAGGTGTTCTATCTCGAGAACGACACGATCTCGGTCAACGGCAACAGCGTGCTCGCCTTCTCCGCGTCGATCGAGTGGGACATCCACCGCGTCCAGGCCCGCGGCGGCATGATGGCAGGCGGCCTCTACAACGTCTCACTGCGGGGCACCGGCTATGTGGCAGTCACCACGCACGGGGAGCCGGTCGCGCTCGACGTCGCCAGCGCGCCCACGTTCGGTGACGCGCAGGCCGTGGTGCTGTGGACCTCCGGGGTCCAGATGGACATCAAGATCGACGCCGGTGGCCTGAAGTCCCTGGTGCGGGGCGGGACGGGCGAGATGGTCCAGATGGCCTTCCGGGGTCAGGGCTATGTGCTGATCCAGCCGTCGGAGGGGGTCGTCACCGGCGGCCATCAGGAGAGCAGCGGTTCCAAGGGAGGCGGCCTCCTCGGCAACCTGATGGAGTGA
- a CDS encoding aminotransferase class V-fold PLP-dependent enzyme, translating into MTTVTDRLDIVESAAELWAPVPGYLNAATLGLPPRAVIEAMQQALVSWQAGEGCPVAYGEAAERARAQYADLVCVPASAVAIGSQTSVHVGTVATSLPDGAEVLCVTGEFTSMLFPFLAQQPRITVRQVPLAELAGAVRPSTDLVAFSLAQSSTGELADVTSITESAARHGALTLCDVTQAAGWLPVSAADFDLTVCSAYKWLCEPRGTSYLTVRPEVAARFTPNNAGWYAGQSVWDSCYGPEMALAPDARRFDVSPAWLCWVGAAAAGEVFAGLDIATVRDHDIRLANALRDRLGEEPCARPVVTLDDADGSRAARLEAAGVRCASRAGRVRLAFHVWNTDADVDLVASALT; encoded by the coding sequence ATGACGACTGTGACGGACCGCCTCGACATCGTGGAGTCGGCGGCCGAGCTCTGGGCGCCGGTGCCTGGCTATCTCAATGCGGCCACCCTCGGGCTGCCACCGCGGGCCGTGATCGAGGCCATGCAACAGGCACTGGTGAGCTGGCAGGCGGGGGAGGGCTGTCCGGTCGCCTATGGCGAGGCGGCAGAGCGCGCGCGTGCCCAGTATGCCGACCTGGTCTGCGTGCCAGCCAGTGCCGTGGCGATCGGGTCGCAGACCTCCGTCCATGTCGGCACGGTTGCCACGTCCCTGCCCGACGGGGCTGAGGTCCTATGTGTGACAGGCGAGTTCACCTCCATGCTCTTCCCCTTCCTGGCGCAGCAGCCGCGGATCACCGTGCGCCAGGTCCCGCTCGCGGAGTTGGCGGGAGCGGTCCGCCCATCGACCGACCTGGTGGCCTTCAGCCTGGCGCAGTCCAGCACCGGCGAGCTGGCCGACGTCACCTCCATCACGGAGTCGGCCGCGCGGCACGGTGCGCTGACGTTGTGCGACGTCACCCAGGCGGCGGGGTGGTTGCCCGTCAGTGCCGCCGACTTCGACCTGACGGTGTGCTCGGCCTACAAGTGGCTCTGCGAGCCGCGGGGCACGTCCTATCTCACGGTCCGGCCGGAGGTGGCCGCGCGGTTCACGCCCAACAATGCGGGTTGGTATGCCGGGCAGTCGGTCTGGGACTCCTGCTACGGCCCCGAGATGGCCCTGGCGCCTGATGCTCGACGCTTTGATGTCTCCCCGGCCTGGCTGTGCTGGGTCGGCGCCGCGGCGGCAGGTGAGGTCTTTGCCGGGCTGGACATTGCCACCGTCCGTGACCATGACATCCGACTCGCTAATGCACTTCGGGACAGGCTCGGTGAGGAGCCCTGCGCGAGGCCCGTCGTCACCCTCGATGATGCGGACGGCTCACGCGCGGCACGCCTCGAGGCCGCCGGCGTTCGCTGCGCCAGCCGTGCGGGCCGGGTGCGTCTCGCCTTCCACGTCTGGAACACCGACGCTGACGTCGATCTCGTCGCGTCCGCACTGACCTGA
- a CDS encoding DegV family protein encodes MPTAVLTDSTACLPPELAEQAGVHVIPLHVTVGRQTLSEGVDISTSEVAELLRAGKEKVGTSRPAPGEFVEVYRALVQETGCDSIVSLHLSAAISGTVEAAQLAAAAVRDEVQVEVVDSRVLGMAMGYAAWSAADAAASGADLAGAAEVARARCAASATYFYVDSLEHLRRGGRVGAVQALLGSALAIKPLLTLAEGEVQLEERVRTRAKALARLETKCLEAATAVSSERGVDVAVHHLGWREQAEGVTDSLREALPADCRVDLVELGAVAGVHTGPGTLAVAVAPRV; translated from the coding sequence GTGCCCACCGCTGTGCTCACCGACTCGACCGCCTGCCTGCCGCCCGAGCTGGCGGAGCAGGCCGGTGTCCACGTGATCCCGCTGCACGTGACGGTGGGCCGGCAGACGCTCTCGGAGGGGGTCGACATCAGCACCTCCGAGGTCGCCGAGCTGTTGCGTGCCGGCAAGGAGAAGGTCGGCACGTCGCGGCCTGCGCCGGGGGAGTTCGTGGAGGTTTATCGTGCGCTGGTGCAGGAGACCGGCTGCGACTCGATCGTCTCCCTGCACCTGTCTGCCGCGATCTCGGGCACCGTCGAGGCGGCCCAGCTGGCGGCCGCGGCGGTGCGAGATGAGGTGCAGGTGGAGGTGGTCGACTCGCGGGTGCTCGGAATGGCGATGGGGTATGCCGCGTGGTCGGCTGCCGATGCCGCCGCCTCGGGGGCAGACCTGGCGGGGGCGGCAGAGGTGGCACGGGCGCGGTGCGCTGCCTCAGCGACCTACTTCTATGTGGACTCGCTCGAGCACCTGCGTCGAGGGGGTCGGGTCGGGGCGGTCCAGGCGCTGCTCGGGTCGGCGCTGGCGATCAAGCCGCTGCTGACCCTGGCCGAGGGGGAGGTGCAGCTCGAGGAGCGCGTCCGCACCCGGGCCAAGGCGCTGGCGCGGCTGGAGACGAAGTGTCTGGAGGCGGCGACGGCGGTCTCCTCCGAGCGCGGTGTCGACGTGGCTGTGCACCACCTGGGGTGGCGTGAGCAGGCCGAGGGGGTCACGGACTCGTTGCGCGAGGCCCTGCCCGCCGACTGCCGCGTCGACCTGGTGGAGCTGGGGGCGGTCGCGGGTGTCCACACCGGCCCCGGCACGCTCGCAGTGGCGGTGGCCCCACGCGTCTGA
- a CDS encoding LysR family transcriptional regulator, producing MFDVAGLRVMRAIAAEGSFTSAARSLGYTQPAVSQMVRRLEQRTGTVLVERHGRTVRLTEAGEVLARHAVQVLAALDNAEAEVAAIAGLQSGRVRLMAFPSSSATLVPKALASVKAAHPGVTVKFSEAEPPESLAALRAGLCDLAVAFTYDGTDAGRGEDDLEGLEVIDLLTDPVTVVLPADHPLAGQDVVALTELEHEQWIAGCPRCRGHLLSLSDKAGFQPEVAFETEDYVAVLGLVAAGLGVALVPRMILASVSHPGVRALPLEPRSSRSVQVVTTSDLLRVPAVRATLDALCVSARELDLAEPVASLGS from the coding sequence ATGTTTGATGTAGCTGGCTTGCGTGTCATGCGGGCCATCGCGGCCGAGGGGAGTTTCACCTCCGCCGCGCGGTCGCTGGGCTACACCCAGCCCGCGGTCTCCCAGATGGTGCGTCGCCTGGAGCAGCGCACCGGAACCGTGCTCGTCGAGCGCCACGGCCGCACGGTCCGCCTCACCGAGGCCGGCGAGGTGCTCGCCCGCCACGCGGTGCAGGTGCTTGCCGCGCTGGACAACGCCGAGGCCGAGGTCGCGGCCATCGCCGGGCTGCAGAGCGGCCGCGTGCGACTCATGGCCTTCCCGTCCTCGTCGGCGACCCTGGTCCCCAAGGCCCTGGCCAGCGTCAAGGCGGCCCACCCGGGGGTCACCGTGAAGTTCTCCGAGGCCGAGCCGCCCGAGTCCCTGGCTGCGCTGCGAGCCGGCCTGTGCGACCTCGCCGTCGCCTTCACCTATGACGGCACCGACGCCGGCCGGGGCGAGGACGACCTCGAGGGCCTGGAGGTCATCGACCTGCTGACCGACCCGGTCACGGTCGTGCTGCCGGCCGACCACCCGCTCGCCGGGCAGGACGTCGTCGCCCTCACCGAACTGGAGCACGAGCAGTGGATCGCGGGCTGCCCACGCTGTCGCGGCCACCTGCTCAGCCTCAGCGACAAGGCTGGCTTCCAGCCCGAGGTCGCCTTCGAGACCGAGGACTACGTCGCCGTCCTCGGCCTGGTTGCCGCTGGCCTCGGAGTCGCGCTGGTCCCGCGCATGATCCTGGCCTCCGTGTCCCACCCGGGAGTGCGCGCACTGCCGCTCGAGCCACGCTCGAGCCGCTCGGTGCAGGTGGTGACCACCTCAGACCTGTTGCGTGTCCCGGCAGTGCGGGCCACGCTCGACGCCTTGTGCGTCAGTGCCCGAGAACTCGACCTGGCCGAGCCCGTGGCCAGCCTTGGCTCCTGA
- a CDS encoding ComEC/Rec2 family competence protein, producing the protein MGDTTAVRGQPTTPPGGQPSPPDEDQASPPTFDLRLLCPALIAWATMVVLVVHDARTQLTAGLVALAAAGLVVRFRSRGRLLRWHHLGGLTALSCAATALVLIAGAAHRASDEVGPVADLAQERAVVTVTGTVLTEPRLVTRGDERPDLVIFELRIRQIEARGEVSRVSTPVVVFADDTWQDVSWRSTVTTRARLGPPDEGDSVVGVLTPLDPPGASSRQGLVLSGTEHVRERLRQSVHPLPVDARALIPGLVIGDTSLTPMDLKDAMLATGMSHLSAVSGSNVAIVLGAAVLLCGWCGVPRRWRPLIALLSLVGFVLLCRPEPSVLRAGAMGVVGLIALSSSRRAASLPALTVAVLATGPWLRWQAGRHPRVAWSLLLVGLALLWPTPGRHGWPPQHWVVAGCDVGQGDSFLVPTGPGRVVVIDTGPDPGLLGACLDLLGVRQVDALVLTHFHADHVGGLDAVLGQVPVAAAYVTPVRDPPADAERVLASLQAENIPTYAVTSGDQLVWGDAGRVRAQVVWPPSRPSISPGGGAPTPGGREPDLGRGANNGSVVLDLTVDGVRMLFTGDIEPEAARGVRRAVAGERFDVLKVAHHGSAAQDDGLVTGVGATVALIGVGEDNTFGHPSRTALSLLAETGTVVLRTDLDGTYAVVLDEGQLAVSARR; encoded by the coding sequence ATGGGCGACACGACGGCCGTCCGGGGCCAGCCGACCACGCCTCCCGGGGGACAGCCGAGCCCACCGGATGAGGACCAGGCGAGTCCGCCCACGTTCGACCTGCGGCTGCTGTGCCCGGCGCTCATCGCGTGGGCGACGATGGTCGTGCTCGTCGTCCATGACGCCCGCACTCAGTTAACGGCTGGGCTGGTCGCCCTGGCGGCTGCCGGGCTGGTGGTCCGGTTCCGGTCCAGAGGCCGCCTCCTGCGCTGGCACCACCTCGGCGGCCTCACCGCGCTCAGCTGCGCCGCCACAGCCCTCGTCCTGATCGCGGGTGCAGCCCACCGGGCCTCCGACGAGGTCGGACCCGTGGCCGACCTGGCGCAGGAACGGGCCGTCGTCACCGTGACCGGCACGGTGCTGACCGAGCCGCGACTGGTGACCCGCGGGGACGAGCGACCGGACCTGGTCATCTTCGAGCTGCGCATCCGGCAGATCGAGGCCCGGGGCGAGGTGAGCCGGGTCAGCACGCCGGTCGTGGTCTTCGCCGATGACACCTGGCAGGACGTCTCGTGGCGCAGCACCGTGACGACCCGCGCCCGCCTCGGCCCACCCGACGAGGGGGACTCGGTCGTGGGTGTCCTCACCCCTCTCGACCCGCCCGGTGCGAGTTCACGACAAGGGCTCGTCCTGTCCGGCACCGAGCACGTCCGTGAGCGTCTGCGGCAGTCCGTGCACCCCCTGCCCGTCGACGCCCGTGCCCTGATCCCCGGGTTGGTGATCGGCGACACCTCGCTCACCCCGATGGACCTGAAGGACGCGATGCTCGCCACCGGCATGTCACACCTGAGCGCCGTCAGTGGTTCCAACGTCGCGATCGTGCTGGGGGCCGCCGTGCTGCTCTGCGGTTGGTGCGGCGTGCCCCGTCGTTGGCGACCCCTGATCGCTCTGCTGTCCCTCGTGGGGTTCGTGCTGCTGTGCCGCCCCGAGCCGAGCGTGCTGCGGGCCGGCGCGATGGGAGTCGTCGGGCTGATCGCACTGAGCTCCTCCCGTCGTGCGGCCAGCCTGCCGGCCCTGACGGTCGCGGTCCTCGCGACAGGTCCCTGGCTGCGCTGGCAGGCCGGTCGTCACCCGCGAGTCGCGTGGTCCCTGCTGCTGGTCGGCCTCGCGTTGCTGTGGCCGACGCCCGGGCGGCACGGTTGGCCCCCGCAGCACTGGGTGGTCGCTGGTTGTGATGTGGGGCAGGGGGACTCGTTCCTCGTGCCGACCGGCCCGGGGCGGGTGGTGGTGATCGACACCGGCCCGGATCCGGGTCTGCTCGGGGCGTGCCTCGACCTGCTCGGGGTCCGTCAGGTCGATGCCCTGGTGCTGACCCACTTCCACGCCGACCACGTGGGTGGCCTCGACGCGGTCCTGGGGCAGGTCCCGGTCGCGGCCGCCTATGTCACTCCGGTGCGCGACCCGCCAGCTGATGCCGAGCGGGTGCTGGCCAGTCTGCAGGCCGAGAACATCCCGACGTATGCCGTCACCTCCGGCGACCAGCTCGTCTGGGGCGACGCCGGTCGGGTCAGGGCGCAGGTGGTCTGGCCGCCCAGCCGTCCGTCCATCAGCCCCGGGGGAGGTGCACCGACCCCTGGCGGCCGTGAGCCTGATCTCGGGCGGGGGGCCAACAACGGCAGCGTGGTCCTGGACCTGACGGTCGACGGGGTCCGCATGCTGTTCACCGGCGACATCGAGCCGGAGGCGGCTCGCGGCGTCCGGAGGGCCGTCGCGGGTGAGCGCTTCGACGTCCTGAAGGTGGCCCACCACGGCAGCGCAGCCCAGGACGACGGCCTGGTCACCGGTGTCGGTGCCACCGTCGCCCTGATCGGGGTGGGCGAGGACAACACCTTTGGCCACCCGAGCCGCACGGCCCTGTCCCTGCTGGCCGAGACCGGCACAGTGGTGCTGCGCACCGACCTGGACGGGACCTATGCCGTGGTGCTGGACGAGGGCCAGCTGGCGGTGAGCGCACGCCGATAG
- a CDS encoding NAD-dependent protein deacetylase, whose translation MTSPILLPPPNPVDESAYRSLRDLVAAGGVTALTGAGMSTASGIPDYRGPDGSRRVQPMQYAEFLASAENRRRYWARSYVGWARFRSAGPNDAHRAVAALQQAGCLEELITQNVDGLHQAAGSTDVIELHGNLTDIVCLNCEERFERGEVHRWIAEANPGFSADSDEIRPDGDIVLAAQDFADFRLARCVTCGSDLLKPDVVFFGGSVAKPLVEQAYRAVEAADALLVLGSSLQVMSGLRFVKRAHALGIPVAVVTRWPTRGDEWVTLRIDGLLQDVLPRLVEDCLPS comes from the coding sequence GTGACCTCACCGATCCTGCTGCCTCCACCGAACCCGGTGGACGAGAGCGCCTATCGGTCGTTGCGCGACCTGGTGGCCGCCGGCGGTGTCACCGCCCTGACCGGCGCCGGCATGTCGACCGCCTCCGGCATCCCGGACTATCGGGGACCGGACGGCTCCCGCCGGGTGCAACCGATGCAGTATGCCGAGTTCCTGGCGTCGGCGGAGAACCGTCGCCGCTACTGGGCACGCAGCTATGTGGGGTGGGCCAGGTTTCGGTCCGCCGGGCCCAACGACGCGCACCGGGCGGTTGCCGCTCTGCAGCAGGCGGGTTGCCTCGAGGAGCTGATCACCCAGAACGTGGACGGTCTGCACCAGGCCGCCGGGTCGACCGACGTCATCGAGCTGCACGGCAACCTCACTGACATCGTCTGCCTGAACTGCGAGGAGCGGTTCGAGCGCGGTGAGGTGCATCGGTGGATCGCGGAGGCCAACCCTGGCTTCAGCGCGGACAGCGACGAGATCCGCCCCGACGGTGACATCGTGCTGGCTGCCCAGGACTTCGCCGACTTCCGGCTCGCGCGCTGCGTCACCTGCGGCTCGGACCTGCTCAAACCCGACGTCGTCTTCTTCGGCGGGTCCGTGGCCAAGCCGCTGGTCGAGCAGGCCTACCGCGCCGTCGAGGCCGCGGACGCGTTGTTGGTGCTCGGCTCGTCGCTGCAGGTGATGAGCGGGCTCCGGTTCGTCAAGCGCGCCCACGCCCTGGGCATCCCGGTCGCGGTCGTCACCCGGTGGCCCACCCGAGGCGATGAGTGGGTCACGCTGCGCATCGACGGCCTGTTGCAGGACGTGCTGCCCAGGTTGGTCGAGGACTGTCTGCCGTCCTAG